From the genome of Ignavibacteria bacterium:
CTTAATCCTGAGCTGCGGGAATGTTCTTCCGTCGCGCATCGTTTTCTCTATAGTAAATACAATATCAAGCAAATTCTTATCTTTATCAATAAGCGGGGCATAGCTGCCTAAATTAAATCCAATTGAGTCAAAAACCCTGTCGCATCCCTCCTGACGGAAGGTAAGTACAATGTGGTTATTGCCTACAATGCGGGGGTTGTAAACGAGCTGAACACTTTCGGCAAGGAATGTGGGGCGCATGTTGCCCGGACCGAAAGGCGCAAATTCATCCAGTATGCGCAGGAATTTCGGCGTCAGTTCCGAGAGATTGATCTTCGTATCAATGAGTATCTCGGGCAGAACGTCTTCAGTTTTTACAACGCTTTTAACAATCTGGTTAAACTTCTCCTTAAATTCCTGGAGCTTATCGAGCTCAAGTGCGAGCCCCGCGGCAGCTTCATGGCCGCCGAACTGGAGGAGTGTTTCTTCGCATTTTTTTAAGGCTTCATAAATATTGAAGCCCACAATGCTTCTTGCCGAACCCTTTGCAACCCCGTCAACCGTTGTAAGCATTACGGTAGGGCGGTAATATCTTTCCACCAGGCGGGAGGCTACAATGCCTATTACGCCCGGATGCCAGTTTTCTTCGTGAAGAACAATGGCAATATCCTCGTCCAGGTTAACCGAGTTCTCCACAAGGTCAATTGCATGAGAAAATGTAAGCTCGTCAATTTTTCTTCTCTGGTAGTTTTCGCCTTCGAGCACTTCAGCCAGGCGGACGGCTTCCTTTTCATCTGTTGTAATAAAAAGGTCTACGGCCCTTATGGCATCGCCCAGGCGCCCGACGGCGTTAATGCGTGGAGCTATTGTAAAGACAACATGCCCGGCCGAGAGGTTACCCGGCTCCATGCCCGCACTTCTGATGAGTGCCGCAATGCCGGGGCGGGGGTTGGTATTTACCTGTTCCATCCCCTTTCTAACCAGAATTCTGTTTTCTCCTTCGAGGGAAACAATGTCGGCCGCTCCCGCAATTGCAACCAGGTCGAGATATTTAAGAGGGAGTTCTCTTTTACCTATTCTTTCGCTTACGGCCTGGGCAAGCTTAAACGCCACACCGGCACCGGATAAAAACTTGAAGGGATAATTGCACCCCGGCCTTATGGGATCCAGAACGGCATAAGCCTCGGGTATCGAGTTGCCGGGCTGATGGTGGTCGCAGATGATCATATCCATTCCAAGGGACTTTGCAAGGGCTGTTTCTTCCACTGCCGTAATGCCGCAGTCTACAGCGATCATAAGAGAAGTCCCTTTAGCCCTAATTGTTTCAATGCCCGACTTTGAGATGCCGTAGCCCTCAGTAAGGCGGTTTGGAATATAGATCTCGGCCCTGGCTCCAAGTTCCTTTAAGAACAGGTACATCAGAGCTGCAGCACAGGTGCCGTCGACGTCATAATCGCCATGAACCGTAATAAGTTCATTTGATGTGATAGCCTTAATTAGCCGGAAGGAGGCCTCTTCCATGCCTTTCATGAGGAAAGGATCGTGCAGGTCCTCGATCGAGGGGCGGAAAAACGCTTTTGCCAGGTGAAAATTTGTAATCTTCCGCTGAACGAGCAGGTTAGCCAGAATCGGTGTCACGTTAAGTGAATCAGCCAAAGATTTTACTATATTTTCATCCGACTTTTCTCTAAGCTTCCAACGTTTTTTCAGCATGATTGTTCCAAAGGAACAGACAACAAAGAACAAAGGAATAATCCAGATCTATAAGCCGAATTTTGTATTCCTCCAAAGGAGGGCGGTAATTATTTATCTGGATAACGGATTACTCCGCTATTCAAGCGATCTACCCGGAAAGCACGCAGAACGAACAGCCCTGTTCCGCCGCTAAGCAGAAAGCTTTCCCTATTTGATCTTGCTCCGGGTGGGGTTTACCTTGCCTCCTTTATTACTAAAGGAGCGGTAGGCTCTTACCCTGCCATTTCACCCTTACTCCGACAAGTCGGAGCGGTATCTTTTCTGTGGCACTGTCCGTATCCCGCTTGCGCGGAACCCCGGGCGTTACCCGGCACCCTGTTCTGTGGAGTTCGGACTTTCCTCCATCTTAAATTTTAAGACAGCAATTACCCAATCTGAATTACTCTTTGTTCTGTTAGTCTGACGTTTATTTAATAAATTTGTTACTTACCAATCCATTCATATGAGTCCGCAATATCCGTCCGCATGGCCCCATACTACTCAAAAAATTCCTCTTGCCGGAACTAATATAATTTAATATCTAATTACTTTAATATCTAATACTTTTAACTAAAAATACTCTAAAACTGTTCATTTTTTACATTTTTTCTTTTAGAAAGGTTACATTCCGGCAATATCATTAAAGTTGGAGCAAATATAATAAAAATAAACACTTATGTCATCAGCAAAATATTGAATATTTGCCGGGTCTTGAGATTTCGGGCATTTTATTCTTATATTGACGTAAATGTAAAACAGGAGAAAATATGCCATTTAGAAAAACATTTTTCTTTGCCGCTTTTTTGACTTTTGCCGTTTTAACTGCAGGATGCGGGGAGAAAAAAACTGATCAGCAGCAGCAGCAGACTACACCGCAGGCGCCGCGGAAGGAAGTTCAGGCAAATAATAATACCTCCTTACGGGCAAACACCATTGTACACGAGGGGGTTATAGACCTACAGGGAATTGATGAAAATAAGGACGGGAAAGTATTTCAGTGCCAGATGGATTACAATGTGATTTCCGACTTTAAGGGGACCTGCCCCAAGTGCGGGATGAACTTAGAAGAAGTGTCGCTTGATAAGGCAAAAAGCAGCCTTAAGGCAAACGGCTTCAGCGTAAGATAAATTTCCACAGAAAGGCCGCCCCAAAAGGCGGCTTTTTACAAATCATTTCAGAACGCGCGTTGAGTTGAGTATTGCAATAAGCGCCACACCCATATCACCAAAAACCGCCTCCCACATCGTTGCAATGCCGAATGAGCCAAGAATAATGAAAAAAGCCTTTACCGAAAGGGCAAAAATTATATTCTGCCATACGATGCTTCTGGTTTTACGGGCCAGGTGGATTGCTGTACCCACTTTTGACGGGGTATCGGTCATAAGAACAACGTCGGCTGTTTCAATTGCGAGGTCGCTTCCCAGTGCTCCCATGGCAATTCCCACATCCGCGCGGGCGAGAGCAGGGGCGTCGTTAATGCCGTCGCCGATAAAGGCAATTTTACCCTTCTTTTCACCCATGAGGCTTTCCAGGGTGCTGACCTTATCCTCGGGCAGAAGATCAGAATAGCACTGATCCAGGTTTAATTCTTTTGATATCTTTTCCGCGGCCATTTTATTGTCGCCTGTAAACATGATAATTTTTTCCACAGCCTCACGCCTTAAATACTCAACGGCGTCTCGCGCGTCTTCTTTCAGCTCATCCGAAATTGTAATATATCCGGCATATGTCCCGTTACAGGCAAGGTGGAGGACAGTATCCGAACTGCCGCAATTATTGTGCTGAATGTTTTCCCTGTGCATCAGGCGGTCGCTTCCGGCAAGGATATCTTTTCCTTCCACTCTGGCCTTAATGCCGTAGCCCGGTATCTCATGGTAGTACTCAATTGCCCTTAGCTCAATGTCTTTTCCGTAGGCCTCCCTTATTGACTGCGCCACGGGGTGGTTCGACTGCGCTTCGGCTTCAGCCGCCATGCGCAAAAGCTCATCTTTACCCAGGCCGTTTTCGGTCACAATTTCCTTTACACGGAAAACCCCTTTTGTAAGCGTTCCGGTTTTGTCGAAAACTACAGTTTTAACTTCAACCAGCGTATCGAGGAAGTTTGATCCTTTTACAAGGATTCCCTTTTTTGATGAGGCGCCGATGCCTCCAAAGTAGCCTAAGGGAATACTGATAACAAGAGCGCAGGGACACGAAATTACAAGTATAACCAGTGCGCGGTATATCCAGCTATCAAGATTTCCATGGAAGAAAAGCGGGGGAATGAATGCTATCAAGAGAGCCACGGCTACAACAAAGGGGGTGTAGTAGCGAGAAAATTTTGTAATGAACTTTTCTGTCTCAGCCTTCTGGCTGCCGGCATTTTCAATCAGTTCCATCATGCGCGAGATGGAGGACTCCTCAAAAGGCTTTGTAACTTTAATTGTAAGAAGCCCGGTTTTATTTATCATTCCCGCCAGAACATTCTGCCCCGGAATTACTTCTCTTGGTACAGCTTCACCCGTAAGCGGGGAAGTATCCACATAGCCCGAGCCCTCGGTTACCAGGCCGTCAAGCGGAATTTTCTCTCCCGGCTTTACAACAATTACCTCACCCGGGCGGACATCCTTAGGATCTTTTCTTTTTATTTCACCATTCGACTTTATATTGGCGTACTCAGGCTGGATCTCGAGGAGAGAGCGGATGGATCTGCGGGACCTTTTAACCGAGAGCTGCTGCAGGAATTCACCGGCCTGGTAGAAAATCATAACGCCTGCGGCCTCGGGGAACTGGCCGATTGCAATGGCGCCTAAAGTAGCCAGGGACATCAGGAAATGCTCGTCAAAGAGTTTTCCTTTCAGTATTTTTTTCCCGGCGCTGTAAAGAACG
Proteins encoded in this window:
- the recJ gene encoding single-stranded-DNA-specific exonuclease RecJ; this encodes MLKKRWKLREKSDENIVKSLADSLNVTPILANLLVQRKITNFHLAKAFFRPSIEDLHDPFLMKGMEEASFRLIKAITSNELITVHGDYDVDGTCAAALMYLFLKELGARAEIYIPNRLTEGYGISKSGIETIRAKGTSLMIAVDCGITAVEETALAKSLGMDMIICDHHQPGNSIPEAYAVLDPIRPGCNYPFKFLSGAGVAFKLAQAVSERIGKRELPLKYLDLVAIAGAADIVSLEGENRILVRKGMEQVNTNPRPGIAALIRSAGMEPGNLSAGHVVFTIAPRINAVGRLGDAIRAVDLFITTDEKEAVRLAEVLEGENYQRRKIDELTFSHAIDLVENSVNLDEDIAIVLHEENWHPGVIGIVASRLVERYYRPTVMLTTVDGVAKGSARSIVGFNIYEALKKCEETLLQFGGHEAAAGLALELDKLQEFKEKFNQIVKSVVKTEDVLPEILIDTKINLSELTPKFLRILDEFAPFGPGNMRPTFLAESVQLVYNPRIVGNNHIVLTFRQEGCDRVFDSIGFNLGSYAPLIDKDKNLLDIVFTIEKTMRDGRTFPQLRIKDIRVRQANEEKSEDISINKIEVNK
- the cadA gene encoding cadmium-translocating P-type ATPase translates to MQKYKILNIDCANCAAKIENNLTKLKDVRYVSVNFADSVMFIDTDNIEKVRKVIKQTEPEVEIIDASQKIKSVRLETEEKRQLKKRLTFVLILAAVYIAGLIFKPYLSTLFNGMGEILLMLAVYLLAGWDVLYSAGKKILKGKLFDEHFLMSLATLGAIAIGQFPEAAGVMIFYQAGEFLQQLSVKRSRRSIRSLLEIQPEYANIKSNGEIKRKDPKDVRPGEVIVVKPGEKIPLDGLVTEGSGYVDTSPLTGEAVPREVIPGQNVLAGMINKTGLLTIKVTKPFEESSISRMMELIENAGSQKAETEKFITKFSRYYTPFVVAVALLIAFIPPLFFHGNLDSWIYRALVILVISCPCALVISIPLGYFGGIGASSKKGILVKGSNFLDTLVEVKTVVFDKTGTLTKGVFRVKEIVTENGLGKDELLRMAAEAEAQSNHPVAQSIREAYGKDIELRAIEYYHEIPGYGIKARVEGKDILAGSDRLMHRENIQHNNCGSSDTVLHLACNGTYAGYITISDELKEDARDAVEYLRREAVEKIIMFTGDNKMAAEKISKELNLDQCYSDLLPEDKVSTLESLMGEKKGKIAFIGDGINDAPALARADVGIAMGALGSDLAIETADVVLMTDTPSKVGTAIHLARKTRSIVWQNIIFALSVKAFFIILGSFGIATMWEAVFGDMGVALIAILNSTRVLK